CGGACGACGTTCAGGCCCGGAATCGCGCGCAGCGAGGCGAGGTGCTCGACCGGCTGGTGGGTGGGGCCGTCCTCGCCGAGACCGATGGAGTCGTGCGTCCACACGTACGTCACCGGCAGCTGCATCAGCGCCGACATCCGTACGGCGTTGCGCATGTAGTCGGAGAACACCAGGAAGGTGCCGCCGTAGATCCGGGTGTTGCCGTGCAGGGCGATGCCGTTCATCTCCGCGGCCATGGAGAACTCGCGGATGCCGAAGTGGACCGTACGGCCGTACGGGTCTGCCTCGGGCAGCGGGTTGCCCGCCGGCAGGAAGGAGCTGCCCTTGTCGATGGTGGTGTTGTTGGAGCCGGCGAGGTCGGCGGAGCCGCCCCACAGCTCGGGGATCACCGGGCCGAGGGCCTGCAGCACCTTGCCGGAGGCGGCGCGGGTGGCCACCGACCGGCCCTCCTCGAACACCGGCAGGGCGTCCTGCCAGCCCTCGGGCAGCTCGCCCTTGCTGATCCGGTCGAAGAGCGCGGCGCGCTCGGGCTGGTCGGCACGCCACTCGGCGATGCGCTTGTCCCAGGCCGCGTGCGCCTCGGCGCCCCGGTCCAGGGCCCGGCGGGTGTGCCGCAGCACCTCTTCGGAGACCTCGAAGGTCTGCTCAGGGTCGAAGCCGAGGAGCCGCTTCGTGGCCGCGATCTCGTCCTCGCCGAGCGCCGAGCCGTGGGAGGCCTCGGTGTTCCGCGCGTTCGGGGCGGGCCAGGCGATGACCGTGCGCAGTGCGATGATCGACGGCCGTCCGGTCTCGTCCCGTGCCTCGCCCAGCGCCGCGTGGAGCGAGGGCACGTCGATGTCGCCGTCGGCGGTGGGCTCGACGCGCAGGGTGTGCCAGCCGTAGGCCTCGTAGCGCTTCAGTACGTCCTCGGAGAAGGCGGTCGCGGTGTCGCCCTCGATGGAGATGTGGTTGTCGTCGTAGAGGAAGACCAGGTTGCCGAGCCTCTGGTGGCCGGCGAGGGAGGAGGCCTCGGCGGAGACGCCCTCCTCCAGGTCGCCGTCGGAGACGATCGCCCAGACGGTGTGGTCGAAGGGGGACTCGCCCTCAGGCGCGTCCGGGTCGAACAGACCGCGCTCGTAGCGGGCGGCCATGGCCATGCCCACCGCGTTCGCCACGCCCTGGCCCAGCGGGCCGGTGGTGGTCTCCACACCGGCGGTGTGCCCGTACTCCGGATGACCGGGCGTCTTCGAGCCGTGCGTGCGGAACGCCTTCAGGTCGTCGAGGCTCAGTTCGTACCCGGAGAGGAAGAGCTGGGTGTAGAGCGTCAGGGAGGTGTGGCCGGGGGACAGCACGAAGCGGTCACGGCCGGTCCACTCCGGGTCGGCCGGGTCATGCCGCATCACCTTCTGAAAGATCGTGTACGCGGCAGGCGCCAGGCTCATCGCGGTGCCCGGGTGGCCGTTGCCGACCTTCTGCACGGCATCTGCCGCGAGAAGCCTGGCGGTGTCCACGGCACGCCGGTCGAGATCGGTCCACTCGAAGCCGTCGGATGTCTGCGTGCTCATCTTCAAGAAGTCCTCGTTCAATGCGGGATTGCTGGCCGGACGCGTTCAAAAGTAAAAGTCTGACTTTTAAGAAGGAAGGGCGGGGTGTGTCACCCTGTGGTGAATCTGGGACAGTGATCGCCTGACAGGAGCGGCACGAAAGCGAACATGGCGGACACACCACCCCAAGGCGGCGACCCCACCGGCGGCGACGCGATCAGAACCTTCCCCTTCCCGGTCGAACTGGCCGTCGGCGGCGTCGGCATGCAGGTCGGCCCCATGGGAGACGACCACACCTGGCACGCCGACGCCCCGCTGCACCGTGTCCACCGCATCGACTTCCACGTCGTCATGCTCTTCACCGGCGGCCCCGTACGGCACATGATCGACTTCGCCGAGTACGAGGCCGCCGCCGGCGACCTGCTCTGGATCCGCCCCGGACAGGTCCACCGGTTCTCCAGGACCAGCGAGTACCGCGGAACCGTGCTGACCATGCAACCCGGCTTCCTGCCCCGCTCCACCGTCGAGGCCACCGGCCTCTACCGCTACGACCAGCCGCCCCTGCTGCACCCGGGCCCCGGGCAACTCGCCGCGCTCCGGGCCGCCCTCGACCAGCTCGGCCGCGAGTACGAGGACACCGCCACGCTCCCGGCCTCCCTGCACACCGCGGTGCTCCGGCACACCCTGACGGCGTTCCTGCTGCGCCTCGCCCATCTCGCGGCCAGCTCCGCGCAGGCGTCACGGCAGCGGGCGGACACCACCTTCACCCTCTTCCGGGACGCGGTCGAGCAGGACTTCGCCACCAACCACAGCGTCAGCGCCTACGCCGACGCGCTCGGTTACTCCCGCCGCACCCTCGTCCGCGCCGTCCGCGCCGCCACCGGGGAGACGCCGAAGGGCTTCATCGACAAGCGGGTGATCCTGGAGGCCAAGCGCCTCCTCGCCCACACGGACCTCCCGATCGGCCGCGTCGGCGCCGCCGTCGGCTTCCCCGACGCGGCGAACTTCTCCAAGTTCTTCCACCTGCACACCGGGGTCACGCCCGTGACGTTCCGGGCGGAGCTGCGATAGCGGCGGCGTTCCGGGCGCGGCGGCGGTGGCAGTTGGGGGGGTGGCAGTGGGGGTGGGGTGCGGGTGGGGTGGCGGTGGTCGGGGCGGGGCGAGCGGCGTCGGCCGGGTGCGAGCTGCGTCGGCCGGGTGCCGGCCCGAGCGGAGTGAGCCGGTCGCGGGCCCGAGCGGAGTGAGCCGGTTGCGGGTCCGCCGCCGTCCCGCAACTTGCGTGCCCCGGAACGTGCGTGCCCGGGAACGCGGCCGCCCCGGTGCGCGCCGCAGGGGCGGCGTGCACCGGGGCGGGAGTCCGGCTGGTCAGTGACCGAAGTCGAACCAGTTCACGTTCACGAAGTCGGCCGGCTGGCCGCTGGTGAACGTCAGATACACGTCGTGCGTGCCGGTCACCGCGCCGATGTTCGCCGGGACCGTGCGCCACGACTGCCAGCCCCCGGTGTTGGACAGCGCGAAGCTGCCGATGGGGGCGTTGGAGCGGCTGTCCAGGCGTACCTCGACCAGACCGCTCACCCCGGACGCGGCCCCGCTCGCCACCCGCGCGTTGAACTGGGTGGCCGCCGAGGAGCCGAACTTGACGCCCTTGTAGAGCGCCCAGTCACCGTTGGCGAGGTAGCCGATGTCCTGGCCGCCGCCGGTGTCCGTGGTGGTCTCCGTGCTCACGCCGGACTGGCTGTCGTAGGACTCGGCCTGGATGGGGGAGTAGGCGTCCCGGCTGCCGGAGGGCGGGGGAGTGGTGCCACCGCCTCCGCCGGACGACTGGAGCACCTGCACGTAGTCCACGACCATCGGGTGGTTCGGCTCGGTGCCGCTGTCCGGGCCGCCGCCGAAGGCCCCCGGGAAGCCGCCGCCCATCGCCACGTTCAGGATGACGAAGTACCCGTGGTTGGTGGCGTTCGCCCACGTCGTCGCGTCGACCTGGTTGGCCTTCACGGTGTGGAAGTTGACGCCGTCGAGGTAGAAGCGGATCTCCTCGGGGCTGGTCGAGCGGTCCCACTCCATGGCGTACGTGTGGAAACCGGCCTGGCAGGTCGTGCCGGTACACGCCGTGGAGTTGCCGATGCCGGACGTCTCGTTGCAGGGGCCGCCCGGGTTGCTGCCGCAGTGCATCGTGGCCCAGTCGGTGTTCAGGCCCTGCACGTTCTCCATGATGTCCAGCTCGCCGACGCTCGGCCAGTTCTGGTAGTTGCCGCGGAAGGGGGCGCCCAGCGTCCAGAAGGCCGGCCAGTAGCCCTTGGCGGCGGCCCCGGTCACGTTCGGCATCTGGATCCGGGACTCCACGCGCAGCTTGCCGCCGGCCGGTGGCTGGAAGTCGGTCCGGGTGGTCTCGATACGGCCCGAGGTCCAGTGCCCGGACGCGTCGCGGCGCGGGGTGATGAGCAGGTTGCCGTTGCCGTCCAGCGCGACGTTGTCGGTGCTCGAGGTCATCGACTCGACTTCGCCCGTACCCCAGTTGGCGGCACCGCCCGGGTACGAAGTGCCCGTGTCGTACTGCCAGTTCGACGTGTTGACACCCGAACCGGCCGAGCCGTTGAAGTCGTCGAGGAAGACCTGCGTCCAGCCGGAAGGGGGTGTGGGGGCGGAAGCGCTGGCGGGGAGGGTGGCGGCCGTCGCGGCCGCAGCGGCCAGACCGAACGTGGCGACGACGGCGACGAGCGCGCGCCGGAACGTC
Above is a genomic segment from Streptomyces collinus Tu 365 containing:
- the tkt gene encoding transketolase: MSTQTSDGFEWTDLDRRAVDTARLLAADAVQKVGNGHPGTAMSLAPAAYTIFQKVMRHDPADPEWTGRDRFVLSPGHTSLTLYTQLFLSGYELSLDDLKAFRTHGSKTPGHPEYGHTAGVETTTGPLGQGVANAVGMAMAARYERGLFDPDAPEGESPFDHTVWAIVSDGDLEEGVSAEASSLAGHQRLGNLVFLYDDNHISIEGDTATAFSEDVLKRYEAYGWHTLRVEPTADGDIDVPSLHAALGEARDETGRPSIIALRTVIAWPAPNARNTEASHGSALGEDEIAATKRLLGFDPEQTFEVSEEVLRHTRRALDRGAEAHAAWDKRIAEWRADQPERAALFDRISKGELPEGWQDALPVFEEGRSVATRAASGKVLQALGPVIPELWGGSADLAGSNNTTIDKGSSFLPAGNPLPEADPYGRTVHFGIREFSMAAEMNGIALHGNTRIYGGTFLVFSDYMRNAVRMSALMQLPVTYVWTHDSIGLGEDGPTHQPVEHLASLRAIPGLNVVRPADANETAIAWAEILKRHATDPAPHGLALSRQGVPTYAPHEDAAKGGYVLRESSTETPEVIVIATGSEVQLAVAARELLEAEGIGTRVVSMPSVEWFEEQPRAYRDGVLPPAVRARVAVEAGIGLTWHRFVGDAGRIVSLEHFGASADATTLFAEFGFTPENVAAAARASLAAAHA
- a CDS encoding helix-turn-helix domain-containing protein, producing MADTPPQGGDPTGGDAIRTFPFPVELAVGGVGMQVGPMGDDHTWHADAPLHRVHRIDFHVVMLFTGGPVRHMIDFAEYEAAAGDLLWIRPGQVHRFSRTSEYRGTVLTMQPGFLPRSTVEATGLYRYDQPPLLHPGPGQLAALRAALDQLGREYEDTATLPASLHTAVLRHTLTAFLLRLAHLAASSAQASRQRADTTFTLFRDAVEQDFATNHSVSAYADALGYSRRTLVRAVRAATGETPKGFIDKRVILEAKRLLAHTDLPIGRVGAAVGFPDAANFSKFFHLHTGVTPVTFRAELR
- a CDS encoding glycoside hydrolase family 16 protein codes for the protein MSESSGIPRPRTFRRALVAVVATFGLAAAAATAATLPASASAPTPPSGWTQVFLDDFNGSAGSGVNTSNWQYDTGTSYPGGAANWGTGEVESMTSSTDNVALDGNGNLLITPRRDASGHWTSGRIETTRTDFQPPAGGKLRVESRIQMPNVTGAAAKGYWPAFWTLGAPFRGNYQNWPSVGELDIMENVQGLNTDWATMHCGSNPGGPCNETSGIGNSTACTGTTCQAGFHTYAMEWDRSTSPEEIRFYLDGVNFHTVKANQVDATTWANATNHGYFVILNVAMGGGFPGAFGGGPDSGTEPNHPMVVDYVQVLQSSGGGGGTTPPPSGSRDAYSPIQAESYDSQSGVSTETTTDTGGGQDIGYLANGDWALYKGVKFGSSAATQFNARVASGAASGVSGLVEVRLDSRSNAPIGSFALSNTGGWQSWRTVPANIGAVTGTHDVYLTFTSGQPADFVNVNWFDFGH